One genomic region from Pempheris klunzingeri isolate RE-2024b chromosome 4, fPemKlu1.hap1, whole genome shotgun sequence encodes:
- the tpst1 gene encoding protein-tyrosine sulfotransferase 1 isoform X2 translates to MIGKLKQNLLVACLVISSVTVFYLGRHAMECHHRIEERSQPGGILPLSALGGSMRTTLRTGQNLSTPFVYNKDMPLIFIGGVPRSGTTLMRAMLDAHPEVRCGEETRVIPRILAMKQMWSRSGREKMRLDEAGVTDEVLDAAMQAFLLEIIVKHGEPANFLCNKDPFALKSLSYLAKIFPRAKFVLMIRDGRASVHSMISRKVTIAGFDLGSYRDCLTKWNRAIETMYTQCLEAADKCLPVHYEQLVLHPEKWMRTLLKFLDVPWNDAVLHHEELIGKAGGVSLSKVERSTDQVIKPVNVEALSKWVGKIPADVVRDMAVIAPMLSRLGYDPHANPPNYGRPDPKVLDNTRRIQKSAERPNPS, encoded by the exons ATGATTGGCAAGCTGAAACAGAACTTGCTGGTGGCCTGTCTGGTCATCAGCTCAGTCACAGTTTTCTACCTGGGCCGCCACGCCATGGAGTGCCACCATCGCATCGAGGAGCGCAGCCAGCCAGGCGGGATCCTGCCTCTGTCGGCGCTGGGGGGCAGCATGCGGACCACCTTACGGACAGGCCAGAATCTCAGCACGCCTTTTGTTTACAACAAAGACATGCCGCTGATCTTCATTGGTGGCGTGCCCCGCAGTGGGACCACGCTAATGCGTGCCATGCTGGACGCCCACCCCGAGGTGCGCTGTGGCGAGGAAACGCGCGTCATCCCACGCATCCTGGCCATGAAGCAGATGTGGAGCCGCTCGGGCCGGGAGAAGATGCGCCTGGATGAGGCTGGTGTGACAGATGAGGTGCTGGACGCCGCCATGCAGGCCTTCCTGCTGGAAATCATTGTCAAACACGGAGAGCCTGCCAACTTTCTCTGCAACAAGGACCCTTTTGCGCTGAAGTCGCTTTCTTACTTGGCCAAGATCTTTCCCCGTGCCAAGTTTGTACTCATGATTCGTGATGGCAGGGCCTCAGTCCACTCCATGATCTCTCGGAAGGTGACTATCGCTGGCTTTGACCTGGGCAGCTACCGGGACTGCCTGACAAAGTGGAATCGGGCCATAGAGACCATGTACACTCAGTGCCTGGAGGCAGCAGACAAATGCCTACCTGTGCACTACGAACAGTTGGTCCTCCATCCTGAGAAATGGATGAGGACACTGCTGAAATTCCTTGACGTTCCTTGGAATGATGCTGTCCTCCACCATGAGGAGCTCATTGGGAAAGCTGGAGGAGTGTCTCTCTCCAA GGTGGAGAGGTCCACAGACCAGGTCATCAAGCCCGTCAACGTGGAGGCCTTGTCCAAGTGGGTGGGGAAGATCCCGGCTGATGTGGTGAGGGACATGGCCGTCATTGCCCCCATGCTGTCCAGACTGGGCTACGACCCCCATGCCAACCCTCCCAACTATGGCCGACCTGACCCCAAAGTCCTGGACAACACCAGAAGG ATCCAGAAGTCTGCAGAGAGACCCAACCCCAGTtag
- the tpst1 gene encoding protein-tyrosine sulfotransferase 1 isoform X1, whose product MIGKLKQNLLVACLVISSVTVFYLGRHAMECHHRIEERSQPGGILPLSALGGSMRTTLRTGQNLSTPFVYNKDMPLIFIGGVPRSGTTLMRAMLDAHPEVRCGEETRVIPRILAMKQMWSRSGREKMRLDEAGVTDEVLDAAMQAFLLEIIVKHGEPANFLCNKDPFALKSLSYLAKIFPRAKFVLMIRDGRASVHSMISRKVTIAGFDLGSYRDCLTKWNRAIETMYTQCLEAADKCLPVHYEQLVLHPEKWMRTLLKFLDVPWNDAVLHHEELIGKAGGVSLSKVERSTDQVIKPVNVEALSKWVGKIPADVVRDMAVIAPMLSRLGYDPHANPPNYGRPDPKVLDNTRRVFKGEFQLPDFLKEQSQIQKSAERPNPS is encoded by the exons ATGATTGGCAAGCTGAAACAGAACTTGCTGGTGGCCTGTCTGGTCATCAGCTCAGTCACAGTTTTCTACCTGGGCCGCCACGCCATGGAGTGCCACCATCGCATCGAGGAGCGCAGCCAGCCAGGCGGGATCCTGCCTCTGTCGGCGCTGGGGGGCAGCATGCGGACCACCTTACGGACAGGCCAGAATCTCAGCACGCCTTTTGTTTACAACAAAGACATGCCGCTGATCTTCATTGGTGGCGTGCCCCGCAGTGGGACCACGCTAATGCGTGCCATGCTGGACGCCCACCCCGAGGTGCGCTGTGGCGAGGAAACGCGCGTCATCCCACGCATCCTGGCCATGAAGCAGATGTGGAGCCGCTCGGGCCGGGAGAAGATGCGCCTGGATGAGGCTGGTGTGACAGATGAGGTGCTGGACGCCGCCATGCAGGCCTTCCTGCTGGAAATCATTGTCAAACACGGAGAGCCTGCCAACTTTCTCTGCAACAAGGACCCTTTTGCGCTGAAGTCGCTTTCTTACTTGGCCAAGATCTTTCCCCGTGCCAAGTTTGTACTCATGATTCGTGATGGCAGGGCCTCAGTCCACTCCATGATCTCTCGGAAGGTGACTATCGCTGGCTTTGACCTGGGCAGCTACCGGGACTGCCTGACAAAGTGGAATCGGGCCATAGAGACCATGTACACTCAGTGCCTGGAGGCAGCAGACAAATGCCTACCTGTGCACTACGAACAGTTGGTCCTCCATCCTGAGAAATGGATGAGGACACTGCTGAAATTCCTTGACGTTCCTTGGAATGATGCTGTCCTCCACCATGAGGAGCTCATTGGGAAAGCTGGAGGAGTGTCTCTCTCCAA GGTGGAGAGGTCCACAGACCAGGTCATCAAGCCCGTCAACGTGGAGGCCTTGTCCAAGTGGGTGGGGAAGATCCCGGCTGATGTGGTGAGGGACATGGCCGTCATTGCCCCCATGCTGTCCAGACTGGGCTACGACCCCCATGCCAACCCTCCCAACTATGGCCGACCTGACCCCAAAGTCCTGGACAACACCAGAAGG GTCTTTAAAGGTGAATTTCAGCTGCCAGATTTCCTAAAAGAACAATCACAG ATCCAGAAGTCTGCAGAGAGACCCAACCCCAGTtag